The stretch of DNA AAGTGGTTTCACAATGGTTACTCGGCCAATTTGACCTTTTTTAAGCTCCACGCCATCCCAATAAACGGTTGCTGCCTGTGGTTTCTCGGGGTTAATCAATATTAATAGGAATAATGCGGCAATCATTAATAGACATTTTCTCATGTTCATCCCCCCTACGATTATGGCAGTATTAGTTTTTACTATTTTAGATACTATTAACTTCATTTTATATTAGATTCACAGGTAAGAATAGCCCTTCAAATGCTAATAAAATAAGCTTAGTTGTAAATCAGTAGAACTTCTCCTAATAGCCAAATCTTATTATGATGTGACTCCCGAATCGATATTGAGTTTGGCATGACAATTTTGTCAGCTAGGTACCGGTAACAGCAAAAATTATCTCTGGATGGGCATCATTCTTGTGCTTTCACTTAAGGGCAATATCTCATCTAGACGGGCACCAATCTTGCGCTTTGGCTACCGCTTAAGGCAATTTTCCCTCTAGACGGGCACCAATCTTGCGCTTTGGTTACCGCTTAAGGCAATTTTCCCTCTAGACGGGCACCAATCTTGTGCTTTGGTTACCGCTTAAGGCAATTTTTCCTCTAGATGGGCATCAATCTTGTGCTTTGGTTACCGCTTAAGGGCAATATCTCATCTGGACGGGCATCAATCTTGTGCTTTGGTTACAGTTTACGGCTCTATTTCCTCTGGATAGGCACCAATCTTGCACCTTATCAGCCTCCACCCTCTATTATCATCAGCCAATCCAACCGTTTAACAGAATAAGCCCTCTTCATAAAAAGAAACCAGTCCCCTATTTTCAAGATGGACTGGCTCCTAATAAAAATTGCCCTGTTCAAGTTAGAATCTTAACCTGATTCCTGAAGCTGCAGCTACTGAAGCGAGATCACTTGTATACATTTAATGTATACGGTGTTAATGTCGCGTTGCCGATGACATCGCGGACTTTAATGTGATAGGTTCCCTTTTTCAGATCGAAATTCAGGACTTCCTTGTCTCCCTCAGGATAGTAATCAGCTGTTGAAATAAGCTTTCCATTACTGTATAAAGAGATCACACCATCGATCTCAATACCTGCTTCAAGCTCAATTTTTCCTTTTGTGTTCTTATCAAGCTTAAGCACGTACCAGTCTTCATCTCCATAAGCAACACCTGCATTTAAATGGCCAGTTGCTTGCAAATGCTTCGCTGACTTCGCTTTGAGAGCGAGCGGCTTGGATGGGATGTTATTTTTTACGACTGAGTTTTTATCCTCGTCATTTTTGTTTACAGGGTTTACTGCTAATGTGTACGGCAATAGTGAGAATGAGCTTGCCCCTTCAAAGTAAGCCATTACCGAGATGATATAGTTTTTATTTTTTTCCGTTTTGAAGGAACCGAATGTTTTACCTAGTCCTGCACCTTTTTGAATGAATTGTGCGGTTCTCATTTCCTCATCATCAAGCTTGCGGTTTTTATTCGTATCCTCGTAAATTGCGAGCACCCCTGCAAACTGGCTTAAGAGCTCCTTCGGATATTGCTTCTTAAATTTATCGCTAACCTGTTTTCTTTCCAGCTTCACTCCGTAGATTTCATTCTGCTTGCTTTCAAAATAGAAGTTATCTTGATCATACGGCATCGCAAAGTTGCCTTCTATGTTACTTGCTGGAAGATTCTTAACTCCTTCTAACTTATCATTATCCTCATATTTGTCCTGTGGATTTTTAACGATCAGCTTAGAAGTAATTGTATATGGGTCAAATGAGATAGATCCGTTAAAGTAATTAGTATTGACCTTAACATAATAGGTATCATCCTTTTTTAACCCTGTAAATAAGATCTCGTCTAATTTACCAGTCTGCCAGAAAGAATATTCGTTTGAAGCAATTTGTTCAAAGTAGGAATATTCTTTCCCTTTATGATCCTTTTCTGTTTTAATTTGATAGATTCCAAGAATAGGAATATTGGCGTTGTTTTTCTCTAAAGAAAACTCATAAATGCCTGTATCCCCAGGAGTTACACTGAACCAGTCCTCATCCTCAAAGGTTTGTAAATATCCTGTCGCTGCTTGACCTATCGTATAAGACTGAGCGCCATCCTTGATTGTTTGAACATAATCAAATTCCTCTTCAACTGGGTCCATTAATAGAAGCTCTTTCTTCTTTTCTAACGTGCTAGCCTCTTCTTCTTTAGGCATAAGGAATGGCAAGGAATCTTCATCTGGAGGAAGAACCTTTCCTTGAACCTTTAACTGATACGGAATTGCGGATGATTCAGGCTTCTGCTCTTCCTCCATCATATTTCCATTGATAAAGAAGTCGAAGAATCCAAAATAACTATTTACTTTATTTGAAACTTTTATAGAATATTCCACTTCAGGCTGTGCAACAAAGGATAAGGTCTCTCCTTCACTTTTCCCTTTATTATTAGCGTAGAAGGATGGCTCTACCTCGTCCTCCTTTAATTGTGGAAGCTCGTACATTTCTCCATCTTCAGAAGGCGGCATGATAAATTTTTCGTAAACACTTATACTAGTGTCGACGCCAGGTATACCAGTAAGGTCCATTTTAATGACTTGCTGCTCTTTGACAGAAAGGGTGAAATAGTCATTGTCTCCTTCTTCACCAATTAATGTATACTTTTCCTTTGAAGAATCGTATGGAAGCTCAATGTTAATTGGCTTTTCGAAGGTTGATTCATCAGCAGGAAGAACAGGATATTTTTTGACAGAAAAATTAAATTTTGAAAGCTGTTTTTTGGAATCATCATAGCTTCCATTAACATCCTTTACGCCAAATGCTAGTTTTCCAGTGTAAGGCACTTTATAAAGCTTGCCTTCAGTCTTACCATCTAGCACATTATTAATATCGAGCTTATCCTTCCCTTCTGGAGACTGAAGATTAATCATTAATTTATAGTCATACTGCTTTGCTCCATCTAGAGAAAATTGAACATATTCTCCAGCCTTTACATCTGTATAATACCATTTTTCTTCAAAAGGCTTCGTAATGGCTCCCTTCAGTTCTGACACTTTCGCTAAATTGACTTCCTCTGCTTTTTCAGCGATTTCTTTATCAGTCCAAGGCTTATTTGCTAATGCAGGAAGCTTTTTCACATCAAATTTTAGAGCAGCAACCGGATTGACAAGCCCATTTCCAAACTTGATATCAAATCCAGGATCACCTAAATCGTCTGCTGTATGTTCTAAAATATATTCAACCTGAGCAGGAGTTAAGTTTGGATGCTTCGATAAAAGCAGTGATGCAACACCAGCAACCATTGGAGACGCCATAGAAGTTCCGCTCATTTCTCGGAAGCTTGATTTTTTCTCATATTCATAGATTGTGCTGTAAACTGCTTCACCTGGTGCTGCGATATCAACCGATGGTCCATAAGATGAATACGATGATAGATTTTTCGACTTATCGACCGAACCAACGCTGATAACACCTTCGTAGGCAGCAGGGTAACTCGCCATGTCATTTCCACTATTACCGGCAGAAGAAACAACCGTGATATTTTTTTCTAACGCCTTTTTAATTGCTTCTTCAATGATTGGCGATTTCATTGGCCCGCCTATGCTCATGTTAATTACTTTGGCATTCTTTTCGACTGCGTGTAAAATCCCTTGGGCAATCGAATAGTCATAAGCCCCCCAACTTCGATCGAATACATCGATTGGAAGAATCTTCACATTCGGGTTCACTCCATATCCGCCGATACCATTATCCTTATTACCCGCGATAATCCCGGTAACATGAGTTCCATGGAAATCAGGGGTACCTTGATTCATCGGATTGACCGCATTATAGCCAGGCAATAGCTTTCCCTTTAGTTCAGGATGATTCACGTCCACTCCTTGATCAATCACAGCAACTGTAACAGAATTCTTCCCAGCAAGCTTATGGGCTTCATTTAATTTAAGCATGCCAATATGATAGGACTCGCTGACCTTTGGATCTGGTGTACTTAAAGGTTTATAAAGGGCACTTGGATTAACTGAGTTAACATGTGAAAAGCCTCTATATTTCTGCATGACCTTTTGGAGGTCTTTTTTGTTTTTCACCTTCACAACGGCATAGTTAAGGGATGGAAAATCCGTTACGAGTGTTCCTCCTGCAATTCTATGCTCTGCTTGTGTTAATGGTTTTGAATATTTGATAACAAACGTATCTTCACTCAAAGCCTTTTCATTTAGCTGTTCCAGCTTTTTCTGAAGCTGTGGCTGACTCACTTCAACAGCCGATACATTCGGAAAATTTTTTAAAGAGTCTGCTGAGACTGTTATGGCTGGACTTAGATTACTAGTAACCAAACCTAGTCCAACAGTAATTGTCAATGCATTCTTAACCCATTTCTTCATAATATCCCCCTTCTCATTTACTACCCCTATATTACATATATCTGGCAAATAATAGCAAGAAATACCATGTGGAAACTTTTTGTATAATTCGACAATTATGTGTGAAAGGCAGTATTTGTGGACACTTTCACTGTCATTTAGCTATTTAAATGGGATAGCACAATGTACACTCCACATGTACAAATCATTCTGCACCATACACCCCGTTTATCTGATTAAAAAACCTTTTAACATATATTTTAAAATATGCTTTTTTCTCATTTCTTTTATTTCAGAGATTTCTAGCTTTGCTAGATTTATAGGAGAATAAATAGACGGCCCTTCACCTTTTTTTATGGCAGATGGATCGCTAACAATGAGCTCACCTTTTTCAACCCCAGACTTGACTTGGATATTGTGATCGGATTTTACTCCCGTCTTAATTTCTCTTTCCTCAAGCTTTCCACTAGAATTTATGATCCAGACAAAGGAACCCTTCTTTTTCTTTACTACACTTTGCTTAGGAATCATAAGTGCACCATTAATCTCATTTGTTATAAAGGTAACGTCCACATGAGATCCTTGAAGAAGATCAGGTGCTTCATCATCCAATTGTATTGAAAAAGGGTATTGACTTGCTTTTTGTTCTGAATAAGCTCCATCGGGCAAATGGTCCGCTTTCGCAAGAGTTCCATTAAGCTTCCCCTTTTTAGTAGAAACGACAGCAGGAATACCGATTTCTACCATATTTCTTTCTTCTTCATTCAAGTTTCCTTGAATCGTTGGGATCGCTGAGCTGATTGTTATCAAAGGGTTTCCTAAACTTACATTTACATCCTTCACTATGCCGTCAACCTCACTCACAACCGTCAGCTTTCCTTCACTCGTTTGAATAGCTTTCAGCTCTTGGTCAACACTATCAGCTGTTTGCCTTAACATGTCAGCCTGTAACTGTTTATTGGAAATATCTTGATCAATGCTATGTATAATCGAACGTTCAATAGCCTTTTCTTCTTCATCAAACGATAAAGAATCCCGATAGTCAGTAAGCTCTCTAATATGTTTTTCTAAAACACTGATTTCACTTTCAATCTTTTCTTTCTTCGCCTTCGTTCTTGCAAGATCCGCCTCTATATCAGCAGAAATATACTCATATAACGGGGTACCAGCCTCTACTTCCTCCCCTTTTTTAACGAAGAATTGTTTAAATGACCCCATTTTTTGATCGTAGAAATAATAGGACTCTTCTTCAGGAGCAACGATTGCCTTTGTATGAAAGGACTGCTTAATATTTTCCTTTTCAGCAGGTAAAAAGTTTTTGATATAAGCGGATCGTTCAATTTTGGAATCGTCTTTCAGGATTAAAAACATATTTCCTGCGATAAGCAAGCCGCCAGCAATAAATAAAATTAGCTTGATCTGTTTCTTCATTCTTCCCACCACCTGTCTATATCAAACTTTCAATTTTTAGATAGGATAATAATGCAGACGCAAGCCAAAAGAATACATGTACAAAAATAATAATGAATAATACCAATCTCGGACTTTTTTCACTTACATTTTTCAGACCTTTATATTGAAAATAAATCACCCAAATTTTAAAAATAGAAAGATGGGAAAAGAACTGAACGATTATGATATTTGAGGTCATATATCTCATCAACACACCTAGCGAGAAAGGTGATGCTTCAGGACCAATCCCTAGCCAGATATTCAACGGCAGCAAAATCGCCTTTTCCGCCAGCAATAGACTGAGGACGAATAGTTGAACCACTACGATTTTCTTATACGGTAAATCCAGCATAGCCCAAAGAATGACCGAGAAACCAAAGAGAATAAACAAAGCATAGGCAAGTCCCCATAAAAGCTGACCTGCAGTGATGAGAAGCTTCTTAGCCTCTAATTCCTGTCGACTGATTTCCGTTATTTCTTTCATTAAAAAATCCTGACCTAAGCCAAAGTAGCCACTTAATGAAAATAGAAGAATACTAAACAAGGTCAATAAAGCAGCCTTTTTCCATACCCCTCTTACTTCCTCTGCCTTCCCGATTTGATAAGAGAAAACATTCGGATCAAGAAGTCCCTTCCATAGATGCACGTAATAAATCATCTGTCGTACCTCCAAATTTATGCTTCACTTTCATTCTATCTCATTAGTAGAAAAAATTCCCTTTCCAACCCCATTTATTGTAAAAATTAGGTATTATAGCACAGAGGGATACGATGCTAGCCGATTTTATAGATAAAGTGAAACTTCCATCAGTGGGGGTTTTTTTCATCCCCCACTGATGGTTAGTTGAACCAATCGGGCTTTTACGGGCAGTAGACCCCCACCTATCTTCCTCGCTTCTCTCTTAATCTTGAGGTGGGGGTCTACTGCCCGTTAATGCGGGATAAAAGCAAATCGATCTAAAAAGAAAAGGGACGTCCCTAAGCTGAAAAATAGACTTAGAAGACATCCCATTAGATGATCTATTAATGATTATTGTAAACTTGTTTCTGTTTATCATAATTTAGATAGAAGCCACCGCCTAGATCAAGCTTATTGCCATTGATTGCGTACACTCTAAACTCTTGGCCTTTTTTCAAGGTTTTAGCAACTGTGCCATTTGTAGCATACAGCGGACTATCTGCTGTCATTTTGATTGTGCCTTTATAAAAAGAAACACCGGCATTACGTTGAATATAGTAGCCCCCGCCTACATAATAGGCTTTGTCATCATAGCTGTACACGCGAACAATCTCACCAGGAGCTAGCTTCCGATGAACTTTTCCATCTGGTCGATAGAGATTAACATCCTTATTTTTTATATGCAGCCTGCCAATATAAACACTCATTTTACCGCTATTGGCAGCAATATAATAGTTTCCACCCATGTTATAGTTGTTTCCAATCGTTCCGAATACTTTATAGTTATATCCTTTTTTCAACACCTTCGTCACTTTTCCATCAGGACTAATAAGCGGCATATCCGCTTTCAAATAAAGGGCAGCTGGAGGAAGTTTGGAAGACCAATCGCTGCTTACATTCGGAATCGCTAAATTGATACTCTTCATCTCTGAAAAAATAGCCAGAATTCGCTCTCCGTATTGATCCCCTGGAACGGCCCAGCGATTATTCAAATCTGTCCAATAGGGAGCTATCCCCCGCTTTACATAATCAAATCGCGGATCAATTTTCTCAGTGACAAGCGGCTCGGTATTTGCATAGGCTTTCAAATGCTGAATTTGCGCTCTTACCCCTTCTTCAGGCGTATTAAAATAAGCTCCTTGTGCACCGCCGCCAACCGCACCAATACCTGAGTAGTTATTCTGTTCAGGCAATACATCCTTCCCAAATTTAAAATAACCCGTCTCCAAAATCGCTTGCGCAAAAGCAATATCCCCGCGAATTCCCTCTTGGCGTCCTAAAGATAAATATAATTCTGCCAATCTATAAATATCCACCGTCGTTAACTTCGGCTCAGGATTCTTTAATAAAACATAATCCCCCATTTGCTTAGCAGTTAAAATCGAGCTGCCTGCAATAGGCACTTTATCACTTGATGCTTGTGCCGGTGTAAAAGTGGAAAGGCTAAGAACTAAAACAAAAAACAATGTAACTAATTTCTTCATCATCTTCTCCTTGAAATCTATCTTTTTTGTAATATAGTTTTATTTTACATGGATATCGGAGGGAACAAAAGGTGGTAGGGGTATTTATTCTTTTCAATTTGGTAAATATTATTTCATTTGGTTGATATTTTTGAGCTTTTGATGACTAATTTTTGATAGCGTGGAGAATGGTTGTTGATTGGCTGATAAACTGGTGAATTTGGCTGATAATCTTGATTTTTGGCTGATAACCGGCTAGATTTAGCCGATATTTTTTAAAAAAATCGTGGAAAAGTGGAAACAAAGCTTCGTTAGTTTCCAAATTTAAAGATATTCGTAGAAAAAATGGAAACAAAAGCCGCGTAGTTTCCCATTTTTTTAAAAAATCGTGGAAAAGTGGAAACAAAGCTTCGATAGTTTCCACTTTTAAAGATATTCGTAGAAAAAATGGAAACAAAAGCCGCGTAGTTTCCCATTTTTTTAAAAAATCGTGAAAAAGTGGGAACGACGCTTCGATAGTTTCCAAATTTAAAGATATTCGCGGAAAAGATGGAAACAAAAGCCGCGTAGTTTCCCATTTTTTTAAAAAATCGTGGGAAAGTGGAAACAAAACCTCGTTAGTTTCCAAATTTAAAGTTATTCGTAGAAAAAATGGAAACAAAAGCCGCGTAGTTTCCCAT from Cytobacillus dafuensis encodes:
- a CDS encoding S8 family peptidase encodes the protein MKKWVKNALTITVGLGLVTSNLSPAITVSADSLKNFPNVSAVEVSQPQLQKKLEQLNEKALSEDTFVIKYSKPLTQAEHRIAGGTLVTDFPSLNYAVVKVKNKKDLQKVMQKYRGFSHVNSVNPSALYKPLSTPDPKVSESYHIGMLKLNEAHKLAGKNSVTVAVIDQGVDVNHPELKGKLLPGYNAVNPMNQGTPDFHGTHVTGIIAGNKDNGIGGYGVNPNVKILPIDVFDRSWGAYDYSIAQGILHAVEKNAKVINMSIGGPMKSPIIEEAIKKALEKNITVVSSAGNSGNDMASYPAAYEGVISVGSVDKSKNLSSYSSYGPSVDIAAPGEAVYSTIYEYEKKSSFREMSGTSMASPMVAGVASLLLSKHPNLTPAQVEYILEHTADDLGDPGFDIKFGNGLVNPVAALKFDVKKLPALANKPWTDKEIAEKAEEVNLAKVSELKGAITKPFEEKWYYTDVKAGEYVQFSLDGAKQYDYKLMINLQSPEGKDKLDINNVLDGKTEGKLYKVPYTGKLAFGVKDVNGSYDDSKKQLSKFNFSVKKYPVLPADESTFEKPINIELPYDSSKEKYTLIGEEGDNDYFTLSVKEQQVIKMDLTGIPGVDTSISVYEKFIMPPSEDGEMYELPQLKEDEVEPSFYANNKGKSEGETLSFVAQPEVEYSIKVSNKVNSYFGFFDFFINGNMMEEEQKPESSAIPYQLKVQGKVLPPDEDSLPFLMPKEEEASTLEKKKELLLMDPVEEEFDYVQTIKDGAQSYTIGQAATGYLQTFEDEDWFSVTPGDTGIYEFSLEKNNANIPILGIYQIKTEKDHKGKEYSYFEQIASNEYSFWQTGKLDEILFTGLKKDDTYYVKVNTNYFNGSISFDPYTITSKLIVKNPQDKYEDNDKLEGVKNLPASNIEGNFAMPYDQDNFYFESKQNEIYGVKLERKQVSDKFKKQYPKELLSQFAGVLAIYEDTNKNRKLDDEEMRTAQFIQKGAGLGKTFGSFKTEKNKNYIISVMAYFEGASSFSLLPYTLAVNPVNKNDEDKNSVVKNNIPSKPLALKAKSAKHLQATGHLNAGVAYGDEDWYVLKLDKNTKGKIELEAGIEIDGVISLYSNGKLISTADYYPEGDKEVLNFDLKKGTYHIKVRDVIGNATLTPYTLNVYK
- a CDS encoding efflux RND transporter periplasmic adaptor subunit, with translation MKKQIKLILFIAGGLLIAGNMFLILKDDSKIERSAYIKNFLPAEKENIKQSFHTKAIVAPEEESYYFYDQKMGSFKQFFVKKGEEVEAGTPLYEYISADIEADLARTKAKKEKIESEISVLEKHIRELTDYRDSLSFDEEEKAIERSIIHSIDQDISNKQLQADMLRQTADSVDQELKAIQTSEGKLTVVSEVDGIVKDVNVSLGNPLITISSAIPTIQGNLNEEERNMVEIGIPAVVSTKKGKLNGTLAKADHLPDGAYSEQKASQYPFSIQLDDEAPDLLQGSHVDVTFITNEINGALMIPKQSVVKKKKGSFVWIINSSGKLEEREIKTGVKSDHNIQVKSGVEKGELIVSDPSAIKKGEGPSIYSPINLAKLEISEIKEMRKKHILKYMLKGFLIR
- a CDS encoding glucosaminidase domain-containing protein; the protein is MMKKLVTLFFVLVLSLSTFTPAQASSDKVPIAGSSILTAKQMGDYVLLKNPEPKLTTVDIYRLAELYLSLGRQEGIRGDIAFAQAILETGYFKFGKDVLPEQNNYSGIGAVGGGAQGAYFNTPEEGVRAQIQHLKAYANTEPLVTEKIDPRFDYVKRGIAPYWTDLNNRWAVPGDQYGERILAIFSEMKSINLAIPNVSSDWSSKLPPAALYLKADMPLISPDGKVTKVLKKGYNYKVFGTIGNNYNMGGNYYIAANSGKMSVYIGRLHIKNKDVNLYRPDGKVHRKLAPGEIVRVYSYDDKAYYVGGGYYIQRNAGVSFYKGTIKMTADSPLYATNGTVAKTLKKGQEFRVYAINGNKLDLGGGFYLNYDKQKQVYNNH